A section of the Verrucomicrobium sp. GAS474 genome encodes:
- a CDS encoding helix-turn-helix transcriptional regulator: MGIVAKKSEEWKEDVAYPRSLVRVGHYHQPAGCEPLFETIRFGRELIELVTGGRGWVSVEGKWVEVTAGALIWQVEGDQTIARSDWDNPYRCLAVEIATPYLRGLRRAPRVAWWHDVEEVNRFTDEVVRWSVDDRVDRTGLLAYIYGRLLFQSRLSARTQVREEDALPEPLRQALSLLESGEEGKALRLGEVARRVGWSLPYLHEVFRTRLNTTPHEISLRSRMQRARERLAATDQPIKRIAADCGFGSAAAFCYAFKERVGVTPLSYRRTATSTRRG, encoded by the coding sequence GTGGGAATCGTTGCCAAAAAGTCGGAAGAGTGGAAGGAGGACGTTGCTTACCCCCGTTCTTTGGTCCGGGTCGGCCATTATCACCAACCCGCGGGGTGCGAGCCGCTCTTCGAGACGATCCGTTTCGGGCGGGAATTGATCGAGCTCGTCACCGGAGGGCGGGGTTGGGTTTCGGTCGAAGGGAAGTGGGTCGAGGTCACGGCGGGGGCGTTGATCTGGCAGGTCGAGGGGGACCAGACGATTGCCCGGAGCGACTGGGACAATCCCTACCGCTGCCTCGCCGTCGAGATTGCGACGCCCTACCTGCGGGGCCTCCGCCGCGCCCCCCGGGTCGCTTGGTGGCACGACGTCGAGGAGGTCAACCGCTTCACCGACGAGGTGGTCCGTTGGTCGGTCGACGACCGGGTCGACCGGACCGGGCTGCTGGCTTACATTTACGGGAGGCTCCTTTTCCAGTCCCGGCTCTCGGCGAGGACGCAGGTGCGGGAGGAGGACGCCCTGCCGGAGCCGCTGCGCCAGGCGCTCTCCCTCCTGGAGTCGGGAGAGGAGGGGAAGGCCCTCCGCCTCGGCGAGGTGGCCCGCCGCGTCGGCTGGTCGCTTCCCTACCTTCACGAGGTCTTCCGGACCCGCCTGAACACGACGCCCCACGAGATATCCCTCCGCAGCCGGATGCAGCGGGCGCGGGAGCGGCTGGCGGCGACCGACCAGCCGATCAAGCGGATCGCCGCCGATTGCGGCTTCGGCAGCGCCGCCGCCTTCTGCTACGCCTTCAAGGAGCGGGTCGGCGTCACCCCGCTCAGCTACCGCCGGACGGCGACCTCGACGCGGCGGGGCTGA
- a CDS encoding alginate lyase family protein, with amino-acid sequence MLSLLPVEAEPASSPGTLAELEAAEPGLIATVLGEVDLSRPGLEAVKEHRLHGETVAAGEALLAYYAGAGVKRFPWLGAERFQAETEGQREEAEAALHGTFTLQGVTGTQQRTASGGIDWNHYGPRKDPEWAWMLNRQAWFLDYLASWSITHDGRYVRAFDAQVTDWIVAHPSAPSGNSHDSPAWRSLEIGRRLLETWPAAFYGFAGSADFRPATRMRMLASIALQADSCLLHPTPRGNHLNTECLGLAAAAAYWPEFRDAPAWLDASVARLRREYANRVYPDGAQMELSDHYQIDVATAYQKVATFLTLAGHPAATEFEDDAEKLWSYIRLTMKPDGNGSLNNDGDAESNWSQIGTLKEWTAARGVEVAGGIGKVARDPQGLESVYFPWSGLAIVRGSASRGREADWFFFDTGPLGTAHEHQDTLHLSVYSGGRDLLVDAGRYTYKPGRWRRYFTGQRGHNVVLFDADAGGSAEIEDPPRRARQAAATTYLHRPDYDFVSGMATLRLNAGSATGYGLPDRARHRRSLLYVRDAYAVVLDEVFMDGAHRITVPWHFDPKCTRVSVNGNEIETANVADRDRDLGAGNLRIVPIPLPGVIAWRPPRIVMGESKPLVQGWWSPSYNVKLPAPVALYESASPDVATPAAPKCFAWLLVPGEGTPPDYRVVKAEKKEGKWLLTVRRPDGGEDNLALRPGGGTPSVSLAP; translated from the coding sequence TTGCTTTCTCTCCTTCCGGTCGAGGCGGAGCCCGCTTCCTCTCCCGGCACGCTGGCCGAGCTGGAGGCGGCGGAGCCCGGCCTGATCGCCACGGTGCTGGGAGAGGTCGATCTCTCCCGCCCCGGGCTGGAGGCGGTCAAGGAACATCGCCTCCACGGGGAGACCGTCGCCGCCGGGGAGGCGCTCCTCGCCTACTATGCCGGGGCGGGGGTGAAACGGTTTCCGTGGCTGGGCGCGGAACGTTTCCAGGCCGAAACGGAGGGTCAGCGGGAAGAAGCCGAGGCGGCGCTCCACGGGACCTTCACCCTTCAGGGGGTGACGGGGACGCAGCAGCGGACCGCCTCGGGCGGGATCGATTGGAATCATTACGGCCCGAGGAAGGACCCCGAGTGGGCCTGGATGTTGAACCGGCAGGCGTGGTTCCTCGATTACCTCGCCAGCTGGTCGATCACCCATGACGGGCGCTACGTCCGGGCCTTCGACGCGCAGGTGACCGACTGGATCGTCGCCCATCCCTCCGCCCCCTCGGGGAACAGCCATGATTCCCCCGCCTGGCGCTCGCTCGAGATCGGGCGGCGGCTCCTGGAAACGTGGCCCGCCGCCTTCTACGGTTTTGCCGGAAGCGCCGATTTCCGTCCCGCCACCCGGATGCGGATGTTGGCCAGCATCGCCCTGCAGGCCGATTCGTGCCTCCTTCATCCGACGCCGCGCGGGAATCATCTGAATACCGAGTGCCTCGGCCTGGCGGCGGCGGCGGCCTACTGGCCCGAGTTCCGGGACGCCCCGGCGTGGCTCGACGCCTCGGTCGCGCGGCTGCGGCGGGAGTATGCCAACCGGGTCTATCCCGACGGGGCGCAGATGGAACTTTCCGATCACTACCAGATCGACGTGGCGACGGCCTACCAGAAGGTCGCCACCTTCCTGACCCTGGCGGGCCACCCGGCGGCGACGGAGTTCGAGGACGATGCGGAGAAGCTTTGGTCCTATATCCGTCTCACGATGAAGCCGGACGGGAACGGCTCGCTGAACAACGACGGCGACGCCGAATCGAATTGGTCCCAGATCGGGACGTTGAAGGAATGGACGGCGGCCCGCGGCGTCGAGGTCGCGGGGGGGATCGGGAAAGTCGCGCGGGACCCGCAGGGCCTCGAGTCGGTCTACTTCCCGTGGTCCGGTCTGGCGATCGTGCGGGGAAGCGCCTCGCGGGGGAGGGAGGCCGATTGGTTTTTCTTCGACACCGGCCCCCTCGGCACGGCGCACGAGCACCAGGACACGCTCCATCTCTCCGTCTATTCGGGCGGGCGCGATCTCCTCGTCGACGCGGGGCGCTACACGTACAAGCCGGGGCGGTGGCGGCGTTACTTCACCGGGCAGCGCGGGCATAACGTCGTTCTCTTCGATGCCGACGCGGGCGGCAGCGCCGAGATCGAGGACCCGCCCCGCCGGGCGCGGCAGGCGGCGGCGACGACCTACCTCCATCGTCCGGATTACGACTTCGTCTCCGGCATGGCGACGCTCCGGCTCAATGCGGGCTCGGCGACCGGCTACGGCCTCCCCGACCGGGCGCGCCATCGCCGCTCCCTTCTCTACGTCCGGGACGCCTACGCGGTGGTCCTCGACGAGGTCTTCATGGACGGGGCCCACCGGATCACGGTGCCGTGGCATTTCGATCCCAAATGCACGAGGGTGTCAGTGAACGGGAACGAGATCGAAACGGCCAATGTGGCCGACCGCGATCGGGATCTCGGCGCGGGCAATCTCCGCATTGTCCCGATCCCCCTGCCGGGCGTGATCGCGTGGAGGCCTCCCCGCATCGTCATGGGAGAGAGCAAGCCTCTCGTCCAGGGCTGGTGGAGCCCGTCCTATAACGTGAAGCTCCCGGCGCCCGTCGCGCTCTACGAATCGGCCTCGCCCGATGTGGCAACCCCCGCCGCGCCGAAGTGCTTTGCCTGGCTCCTGGTGCCGGGGGAGGGGACGCCGCCCGATTATCGGGTGGTGAAGGCGGAGAAAAAAGAGGGGAAGTGGCTCCTGACCGTCCGTCGTCCCGACGGCGGGGAAGACAACCTCGCCTTGCGGCCCGGGGGAGGCACTCCCTCGGTTTCCCTTGCTCCCTAG
- a CDS encoding ATP-dependent helicase, which yields MKLNPSQQAVVAARGERILVLAGAGTGKTATSVHWVADLIKGGSRRSQILMITFTRKAANEMAKRIESLISHVPKFGSGDKITVGTYHAVASILLRSEGEAFGLSNNTFSTLDESECQSIWKSALKQCGIEGKHALFVPNRLQQMLSFSRNTGRPMSETLDENFGKHAKKMAKVVRTYEELKRAANVVDYDDLLVLWLERMRKDPAYAAKLRERWHYVLVDEMQDNNQLNQALLDALNPKTLLVVGDANQSIYSFRGSDVSLIRQFATKRSDTVTYRLESNYRSGQGILDLANAVVAGTPSALVLQSARTLEAAIDYHCYGGTGAEANGVIQWMQARIKAGAKPCENAVLARSSKALSELEVALNANRIRYKKYGGQTIADAAEVKDFISFLRVSHNLQDKIALLRALMQFPGIGEGTAAKVISEHQGSLFGADYWPEPAKELPLWIEEIQSVKELPSKARILEDRIKPLILHNYPKDGEERLGTLHALVTSTEGEALANTSLVDFLDGFALSRSTNDFHPDDAVVLSTIHSSKGLEWDGVCLIGSGSCQIPHPRSLDSGDIEEERRLFYVAVTRARQDLLLTFPKATDRGQDQKPSPFVPPETKWKFFFS from the coding sequence GTGAAACTGAACCCCTCCCAGCAAGCCGTCGTCGCCGCCCGCGGCGAGCGGATCCTCGTGCTGGCCGGGGCCGGGACCGGGAAGACGGCGACGAGCGTCCATTGGGTCGCCGACCTGATCAAGGGCGGTTCCCGGCGGAGCCAGATCCTGATGATCACCTTCACCCGCAAGGCGGCCAACGAGATGGCCAAGCGGATCGAGAGCCTCATCTCCCACGTCCCGAAATTCGGCTCCGGGGACAAGATCACCGTCGGCACCTACCACGCCGTCGCCAGCATCCTGCTGCGGAGCGAGGGGGAGGCCTTCGGCCTTTCCAACAACACCTTCTCCACCCTCGACGAGTCGGAGTGCCAATCGATCTGGAAGTCGGCGCTGAAGCAGTGCGGCATCGAAGGGAAGCACGCCCTCTTCGTCCCGAACCGCCTCCAGCAGATGCTCTCCTTCTCCCGGAACACGGGACGCCCGATGTCGGAGACGCTCGACGAGAACTTCGGCAAGCACGCGAAGAAGATGGCGAAGGTCGTCCGCACCTACGAGGAGCTGAAGCGGGCCGCGAACGTCGTCGACTACGACGATCTCCTCGTCCTCTGGCTCGAGCGGATGCGGAAGGATCCCGCCTACGCCGCAAAGCTGCGGGAACGGTGGCACTACGTCCTCGTCGACGAGATGCAGGACAACAACCAGCTGAACCAGGCCCTCCTCGACGCGCTGAACCCGAAGACCCTCCTCGTCGTCGGCGACGCCAACCAGTCGATCTACAGCTTCCGGGGCTCCGACGTCTCCCTCATCCGCCAGTTCGCCACGAAGCGGAGCGACACCGTCACCTACCGCCTCGAAAGCAATTACCGGAGCGGCCAGGGGATTCTCGACCTCGCCAACGCCGTCGTCGCCGGAACCCCCTCCGCCCTCGTCCTCCAGAGCGCCCGGACCCTCGAGGCCGCGATCGACTACCACTGCTACGGCGGCACCGGGGCCGAGGCCAACGGCGTCATCCAATGGATGCAGGCCCGGATCAAGGCGGGGGCGAAGCCGTGCGAGAACGCCGTCCTGGCCCGCTCCTCGAAGGCGCTCAGCGAGCTCGAGGTCGCCCTGAACGCGAACCGGATCCGCTACAAGAAATACGGCGGCCAGACCATCGCCGACGCCGCCGAGGTGAAGGACTTCATCTCCTTCCTCCGCGTCTCCCACAACCTCCAGGACAAGATCGCCCTCCTCCGCGCCCTGATGCAGTTCCCCGGCATCGGCGAGGGGACGGCGGCGAAGGTCATCTCGGAGCATCAGGGCAGCCTCTTCGGCGCCGACTACTGGCCCGAACCGGCGAAGGAACTCCCCCTCTGGATCGAGGAGATCCAATCGGTGAAGGAGCTCCCCTCCAAGGCCCGCATTCTCGAGGACCGGATCAAGCCCCTCATCCTCCACAACTACCCGAAGGACGGCGAAGAGCGGCTCGGCACGCTCCACGCCCTCGTCACCTCGACCGAAGGCGAGGCGCTGGCAAACACCTCTCTCGTCGACTTCCTCGACGGCTTCGCCCTGAGCCGCTCGACGAACGATTTCCATCCCGACGACGCCGTCGTCCTCTCGACGATCCATTCCTCGAAGGGGCTGGAGTGGGACGGCGTCTGCCTCATCGGGAGCGGCTCGTGCCAGATCCCCCATCCCCGCTCCCTCGACAGTGGCGACATCGAGGAGGAACGCCGCCTCTTCTACGTCGCCGTCACCCGTGCCCGGCAGGATCTCCTCCTCACCTTCCCAAAGGCGACCGACCGGGGACAGGACCAGAAGCCCTCCCCCTTCGTCCCTCCCGAGACGAAATGGAAGTTCTTCTTTTCCTAA
- a CDS encoding acyltransferase: MLQRVIERPDHQRNFYLDALRGVAVLIVVFSHASNEHHDIVPGLHLQGVGKMGVWLFFVLSAFLLTRRLVEEFDAGKAPVGTILVRYGIHRLCRIFPLYLLVVFGHALWLGRGGEGMWYFFWRNALLLEGHREFWVIPVEVKYYAVMPLFCLLHVFLWRRRFVPALAVLGGIALGCSWHWALDAGNKNTLLLWPYFAIFAVGSLLAVMPPKLFRFWGSRGMTAGALILLLVPLFCILGHSTTVTMPRLYVWSPLLAVLWSSVLAFGLTHGRNLPMPVLSGLAAGTLRGVGRISFSIYLLHYPILKTLLAHPVLPGGLQGIASLVLVLFAAYFSWRFVEEPCILFGKQWGERVGHKGIYASFNRSAAE; the protein is encoded by the coding sequence GTGCTCCAGCGTGTGATTGAAAGACCCGATCACCAGAGAAACTTTTATCTCGACGCTCTCCGGGGCGTGGCGGTCCTGATCGTCGTCTTCTCCCACGCCAGCAACGAGCATCACGACATCGTCCCCGGGCTCCATCTCCAAGGGGTGGGCAAGATGGGGGTCTGGCTTTTCTTTGTCCTGAGCGCGTTCCTCCTGACGCGGCGGCTGGTGGAGGAATTCGACGCCGGGAAGGCCCCGGTGGGGACGATCCTGGTCCGTTACGGGATCCATCGGCTCTGCCGCATCTTCCCTCTCTATCTCCTGGTGGTCTTCGGACATGCGCTTTGGCTGGGACGGGGCGGGGAGGGGATGTGGTATTTCTTTTGGCGGAATGCCTTGCTGCTGGAGGGGCACCGGGAGTTCTGGGTCATCCCGGTCGAGGTGAAATATTACGCGGTGATGCCGCTGTTCTGCCTCCTCCACGTCTTCCTCTGGCGGCGGCGCTTCGTCCCGGCGTTGGCGGTGCTGGGAGGGATCGCCCTGGGCTGTTCGTGGCATTGGGCCCTCGACGCGGGGAACAAGAACACCCTCCTGCTCTGGCCTTATTTCGCGATCTTCGCCGTTGGATCGCTGCTGGCGGTCATGCCGCCGAAGCTCTTCCGTTTCTGGGGTTCGCGGGGGATGACGGCGGGGGCGCTGATCCTCCTCCTCGTTCCGCTCTTCTGCATCCTCGGCCATTCGACGACGGTGACGATGCCCCGGCTCTATGTGTGGAGCCCGCTCTTGGCGGTGCTGTGGTCGTCGGTGCTGGCCTTCGGCCTGACCCATGGGCGGAACCTGCCGATGCCGGTGCTGAGCGGGCTCGCGGCGGGAACCCTGCGGGGGGTGGGGCGGATCAGCTTCAGCATCTACCTGCTTCATTATCCGATCCTGAAGACCCTGCTGGCCCACCCCGTCCTCCCGGGCGGATTACAGGGGATTGCCTCCCTGGTTCTCGTCCTTTTTGCCGCCTATTTTAGCTGGAGATTCGTCGAGGAACCTTGTATCCTTTTTGGAAAGCAGTGGGGGGAAAGAGTAGGACACAAGGGTATATATGCTAGCTTCAATCGATCTGCCGCTGAATGA
- a CDS encoding glycoside hydrolase family 2 protein, which translates to MPYSLALTSKWQLLEPASKQWIEAVVPGCVHTDLLRHKLIAEPFWGRNEQDLQWIEEQDWTYRCTVEIAPALLREEHVELVAEGLDTIAELKLNGKKIGASENMFVAHRLDIAKTARPGENLLEIRFTSPMKYIRARMAANKEKVADLVEWNDPIGGSSRIRKQACSFGWDWGPRFATSGIWMPIRIEAWSEKRIESVRVVQKHAKKQDRVELAFDPVLSGKGKGTKITGTVSLDGKVVAEVKGNKATIAKPALWWPNGLGAQPLYTVALELRDAQGTVLDTWTKRIGLRTIVLDRHKDRFGESFQFVVNGRVIFAKGANWVPAHAFITECGRDLYDDLLTSAVEANMNMIRVWGGNVYEKTEFYDLCDEKGLLVWQDFMFACAQYPGDKAFLEQVRLEADHQVRRLSHHASLALWCGNNEIEQMPNEIVKTPKRKKAYEDVFYRILPDAVARRDGTTPYWPCSPHNPEGYEKGHNNERAGDCHFWEVWHERKPVKRYEEKNFRFCSEFGMQSYCSPEVAATFCDPKDFNAFGPEMENHQKNGAGNQIILDYVSRLYRFPKDYASLAYLSQLNQAYCMKVGVEHFRRSMPRTMGALYWQLNDNWPVASWSSIEFGGTWKALHYEAKRFFAPLLVSAHVPGDEIIGKCNTVTSTIGRVDLYSVYDGAKPTTGTLSWSLEHLAKGTLRKGSKAVKLACVKSVRELKLDFTKEMAQYGARFLYLRVVLQAASGEISRQTVFLTAPRNLPLPQGKIGTELKQLDPLRWELKLTSPVYQHAVLFHFRKVAYRAEDNFFDLFPGDARTVIVRTEKPVSEAVLAKALEVGSLVDTY; encoded by the coding sequence ATGCCTTATTCCCTCGCCCTGACGTCCAAATGGCAATTGCTCGAACCGGCTTCCAAGCAGTGGATCGAAGCCGTCGTTCCCGGTTGCGTCCACACCGATCTCCTCCGCCATAAGCTGATCGCCGAGCCGTTCTGGGGACGGAATGAACAGGACCTCCAGTGGATCGAGGAGCAGGATTGGACCTACCGCTGCACCGTCGAAATCGCCCCCGCCCTCCTCCGCGAGGAACACGTCGAGCTGGTCGCCGAGGGGCTCGACACCATCGCCGAGTTAAAGTTGAACGGAAAAAAGATCGGCGCCTCGGAGAACATGTTCGTCGCCCATCGCCTCGACATCGCGAAGACGGCCCGCCCGGGAGAGAACCTCCTCGAGATCCGGTTCACCAGCCCGATGAAATACATCCGCGCCCGGATGGCCGCGAACAAGGAGAAGGTCGCCGACCTCGTCGAGTGGAACGATCCGATCGGCGGCAGTTCCCGCATCCGGAAGCAGGCCTGTTCCTTCGGTTGGGATTGGGGCCCCCGTTTCGCCACCTCGGGCATCTGGATGCCAATCCGGATCGAGGCCTGGAGCGAGAAGCGGATCGAATCGGTCCGCGTCGTCCAGAAGCACGCGAAAAAGCAGGACCGGGTCGAGCTCGCCTTCGATCCCGTCCTCTCCGGAAAGGGGAAGGGAACGAAGATCACCGGAACCGTCTCGCTCGACGGCAAGGTCGTCGCCGAGGTGAAGGGAAACAAGGCGACGATCGCGAAACCGGCCCTCTGGTGGCCGAACGGCCTCGGAGCCCAGCCCCTCTACACCGTCGCCCTTGAACTCCGCGACGCGCAGGGAACCGTCCTCGACACGTGGACGAAACGGATCGGCCTCCGCACCATCGTCCTCGACCGCCACAAGGACCGGTTCGGCGAGAGCTTCCAGTTCGTCGTCAACGGCCGGGTGATCTTCGCCAAGGGGGCGAACTGGGTCCCCGCCCACGCCTTCATCACCGAGTGCGGGCGCGACCTCTATGACGACCTCCTCACCTCGGCCGTCGAGGCGAACATGAACATGATCCGCGTCTGGGGCGGGAACGTCTACGAGAAGACCGAGTTCTACGACCTCTGCGACGAGAAGGGCCTCCTGGTCTGGCAGGACTTCATGTTCGCCTGCGCCCAGTATCCCGGGGACAAGGCCTTCCTCGAACAGGTCCGCCTCGAGGCCGACCACCAGGTGCGCCGCCTCTCCCATCACGCCTCCCTCGCCCTCTGGTGCGGCAACAACGAGATCGAGCAGATGCCGAACGAGATCGTGAAGACGCCGAAGCGGAAGAAAGCCTACGAGGATGTCTTCTACAGGATCCTTCCCGACGCGGTGGCACGCCGCGACGGCACGACCCCCTATTGGCCCTGTTCCCCCCACAACCCCGAGGGTTACGAGAAGGGCCACAACAACGAACGCGCCGGCGATTGCCACTTCTGGGAAGTCTGGCACGAGCGGAAGCCGGTGAAGCGGTACGAGGAGAAAAACTTCCGCTTCTGCTCCGAGTTCGGCATGCAGTCCTATTGCTCGCCCGAGGTCGCGGCGACCTTCTGCGATCCGAAGGATTTCAACGCCTTCGGCCCCGAGATGGAGAACCACCAGAAGAACGGCGCGGGGAACCAGATCATCCTCGACTACGTCTCCCGGCTCTACCGCTTCCCGAAGGACTACGCCTCCCTCGCCTACCTCTCCCAGCTGAACCAGGCCTACTGCATGAAGGTCGGCGTCGAGCACTTCCGCCGCTCGATGCCCCGCACCATGGGGGCGCTCTATTGGCAGCTGAACGACAACTGGCCCGTCGCCTCCTGGAGCAGCATCGAGTTCGGCGGCACCTGGAAGGCCCTCCACTACGAGGCGAAACGCTTCTTCGCCCCCCTCCTCGTGAGCGCCCACGTCCCGGGCGACGAGATCATCGGCAAGTGCAACACCGTGACGAGCACCATCGGCCGGGTCGACCTCTACTCCGTCTACGACGGCGCGAAGCCGACGACGGGGACGCTCAGCTGGTCGCTGGAGCACCTCGCAAAGGGAACGCTGCGCAAGGGGAGCAAGGCGGTGAAGCTCGCCTGCGTCAAATCGGTCCGGGAACTGAAGCTCGATTTCACGAAGGAAATGGCGCAATACGGCGCGCGTTTCCTCTACCTCCGCGTCGTCCTCCAGGCGGCCTCGGGCGAGATCTCCCGGCAGACGGTCTTCCTGACCGCGCCCCGCAACCTGCCGCTGCCGCAGGGGAAGATCGGGACGGAACTGAAGCAGCTCGATCCGTTGCGGTGGGAATTGAAGCTGACCTCGCCGGTCTACCAGCACGCGGTCCTCTTCCACTTCCGCAAGGTCGCCTACCGGGCCGAGGACAATTTCTTCGACCTCTTCCCCGGCGATGCCCGCACCGTGATCGTCCGGACGGAGAAGCCGGTTTCGGAAGCCGTCCTCGCGAAGGCCCTCGAAGTCGGCTCCCTCGTCGACACCTACTAG